ATATGCATAAGAATATTTCTTTTATTCTAAATTTTCAATTTAGATTTTTTATTCAAAAAATAAATTTTTAGATAAAAATAGATAATTAGTTGTTGTTTATACTCAATCGGATGAAGCCAAAAATTAGTTATATTTATAAATTTAATAAGTATTAACTTATATATGAATAAAGATGAATGTATATTCTGTAAAATAGTATCCGGGGAAATTCCATCTTATAAAGTATATGAAGATGAAGATATTATGGCTTTTTTTGATATTTCTATTGGTAATGACTTTCATACATTAGTAATCCCAAAAAAGCATTCTGAAGATATTTTTGATATCGAGGAGATATTACTACAAAAATTAATTTCAGTAACAAAAAAAATAGCTACAAAATACAAAGAAGAACTAAACATTGATAATGTAAATATAATACAATCAAATGGAAAAGATGCACAACAAGATGTATTTCACTATCATATGCACATACTACCAAGAAATAAAAACGATAAGACAATCATAAAATTTAATCAAGATCTAAATAATCATGAAAGATTATGCGCAAATCACAAAAAAATAAAAGGATTATTTTACTCCTGATTCAATAACTTCAAATATCTTTTTCTTAGAATCAATTCTTGCTTTAACACCAAAAGGTATAGTTAACATAGGATCAGAATGACCTATGTCAGAGCCAAACAAAATTGGAAAATTAAACTCTTCTAAATGATCTAATATTAATTCTTTAAATTTGCTTTTCTCTTCTGTATTATATCTAAAAGCTCTTCCAACAATCAATCCTGAAATTTTATCAAATACTCCTATATTTCTTAAATCAACAATTTGAGACTCAACATAAGATAATGGTTCTGCTTTGCCAAATTCCTGTCCTTCAGGTATTTCAAAAAACAAAATTTTCCCACTATAATTTAAATCAAAATTTGTTCCTTTTAATTGTAATATAGAATGTAGACAACCTCCAATTAATTCTCCTTCAGCAAAGCCATTTTTTAACCAAATATGTCCTTCATTATTAATCATATCTCTTGGTCTAGTTAAATCTAATTTTTGAGACCAATCTAAAAGTTCATCAGTATATTCTAAAGAAGGTTTAATCTCACCAATAGGAATCTCTGATGTAATTGATTTTATAAGATATTCTTCAGTGTAATTCAAAATTTTTGGAAATTCAGCTAATTCAGAAATTACGCAAGGTCCATAAAATGAAATTAATTCTGCTTTTTTGTAAAATGCATAATTTAATAATGTATTATCTGAATATCCTACAAAAATTTTAGGATTTTGTTTTATGATTTCATAATCAATACTTTCTAATATCTCATTTATACAAATTCCTCCTATAGCTGCAAATATTGCTTTTACTTCTTTGTCTAAAAAAGCATCTTGTAAATCTAAAATTCTTTCATTTTTTGTCCCAGCTTTACCATCTATAAATTTAGTCATAGTAGGAAATAATTTTACTTTAAAACCTAATTGTTCTAAATTTTTAATTGCTGTATCTAATCTATGAGGGAATATTGCGCTCAAACCACCTGATGGCGCAATAATTCCAATTGTATCACCTAAGTTTAATTTTTTCGGTTTTATCATTTTACTTTATTTACAAAGAAATTAATTTAAATACTTTTTCATATTACTGTAAATGATTCATTAAATCTTCTAAACTATTAAAAGAAGTTACAAATGTATTTTCTCTATTACTTACTGAAATTTTATTTCCTAATAATGAAATTTTATTTGGAACACCTAAAAATTCTGTAAGAGAATATTTTTCTTTTTTCGAAATTCCACATCTATTATCAAGATATACTTTAGAATTAGTTTTTTTCAACTGTTGATAAATTTTATCTCCTAGTTCTAATTCCAATTTATCTTTTGAATCTAAACTAATAATTGCAAGTTCAAATGGTCTAATTTGTTCTGGGAAAGAAAATCCTAAATCATCTCTAGCTGAATCTAAAGCACAATAAAAACACCTCTCAATACCAAGTCCATATGTTAATATTTTAGGTCTTATTTTATTATTTTCTCTAGACCTTACTTTAACTAAACCATCTTTAGGTTTATATTCATAACCCATAGATAAACTTAAAGCTTTTACTCTTTCATTATCACCTAACTCTAAATTATCCCCTTCAGATGCTTCATAAAAATATTCTAAATCAAAATTTAAATTTAATACCTTTCTTATTGGAATTTTCAACCTATCAAAAATATTTTCACTAATTAATTCATACTCTTGTAAACTTTTACCTAAATCTTCCCTATTATTATCTAATGATAACATCATTGCAACTTCAAATTCTCTACTTTTAAGAGTTCCTTTTGGTTTTTTTATTGGCCTCAAAATTTGATTCATATAAAAAAGCTTTATAGGTAAATTTCTATATGAATACTCACACTGATTCAAATAATCTAAAACTTCCATTTCTGGAGTAGTCATAACCATATAATTATTCATTGGTTGTGGGAGCATAATAAATTTTTTTGCGAAAGTTTCTGCAATTGGTTCTCCATTATCTAATACCCCTCTTCTCATAAATCCAGGAATTTTTATTTTTGATGCACCAAATCTTAAATGCTCTTCAACTATAATATCTCTTATTCTTGAAAAGATCATTTCTCCGATAGGAGAATGATAAGGTAATCCGGGTTCTTTATAAAATGAAAATATGAAATTTTCTATCAAATCAGAGGTATTTTTAGTTTTAAAATCCTTAGGTACTTTTAAATTACTTGAATGTGGTAAGTTGGAAAGTTTCATTTTATAATATTAAAAATTTTAAACTATTTAAAGTTTACTACCTGTGAATAGTTCTTCATCTAATAATAAATTAGATTTTCTTAATATTAAAATACTATAACCCATATGAGATAAATTTTCTCTAAATAATTTTATATAGTTTGTATATGTAGAATTTAAAGTTTCTCTAGCATCTGAAGTTAATATGCTTAAATGATCTCTAGAAAGAATTTTCTTCACAAAATCATTAATTTTATCATCTTGAATATAATCAAATTTATAATCAATTTCTTTTAAAATTTCTAAGTTATCACTTTCAAACATATTATTCCAATAATTTTTATCATGAACTTTAATATTCACTCTAATTGCATCAGAAACATCAGAAACTAATTGATTTGAAGGCTCCTTAATATAATACATTGGGATAGCAATTAAATATCCACCATTTTTCAAAACTCTACTATACTCTGCTAATGCTTTTTCCCTATCATTTACTATTGAAGTAACATTACCACAAAAAACTATGTCAAAACTATTATCGGGAAAATCTAATTTTTCAGCATTTCCAACTTTAAAATCAATATTTTCAAGCTCTAATTTTTTTGCTCTTTCTTTACATTCATCAATTGATAACTCGTTAATATCAATTGCAGTAATATTACAACCTACTAACCTTGCTAATTCAAGAGCAGTAAATCCTGTACTTGTACCAACTTCCAATACTTTAGTATCTTTGTTCATAAAAGTATTTTTCGCAACCTCAATTAAAGAAGTAACGCCTCCAGGAGGTCTATTTGTTTCCTTTACTACACTGATTAACTCATTATAGTTCATCTTCTTAA
The sequence above is drawn from the Candidatus Woesearchaeota archaeon genome and encodes:
- a CDS encoding HIT family protein — its product is MNKDECIFCKIVSGEIPSYKVYEDEDIMAFFDISIGNDFHTLVIPKKHSEDIFDIEEILLQKLISVTKKIATKYKEELNIDNVNIIQSNGKDAQQDVFHYHMHILPRNKNDKTIIKFNQDLNNHERLCANHKKIKGLFYS
- a CDS encoding methyltransferase domain-containing protein gives rise to the protein MEQIDINNLKSEDIKKMNYNELISVVKETNRPPGGVTSLIEVAKNTFMNKDTKVLEVGTSTGFTALELARLVGCNITAIDINELSIDECKERAKKLELENIDFKVGNAEKLDFPDNSFDIVFCGNVTSIVNDREKALAEYSRVLKNGGYLIAIPMYYIKEPSNQLVSDVSDAIRVNIKVHDKNYWNNMFESDNLEILKEIDYKFDYIQDDKINDFVKKILSRDHLSILTSDARETLNSTYTNYIKLFRENLSHMGYSILILRKSNLLLDEELFTGSKL
- a CDS encoding LD-carboxypeptidase; protein product: MIKPKKLNLGDTIGIIAPSGGLSAIFPHRLDTAIKNLEQLGFKVKLFPTMTKFIDGKAGTKNERILDLQDAFLDKEVKAIFAAIGGICINEILESIDYEIIKQNPKIFVGYSDNTLLNYAFYKKAELISFYGPCVISELAEFPKILNYTEEYLIKSITSEIPIGEIKPSLEYTDELLDWSQKLDLTRPRDMINNEGHIWLKNGFAEGELIGGCLHSILQLKGTNFDLNYSGKILFFEIPEGQEFGKAEPLSYVESQIVDLRNIGVFDKISGLIVGRAFRYNTEEKSKFKELILDHLEEFNFPILFGSDIGHSDPMLTIPFGVKARIDSKKKIFEVIESGVK